The DNA window AGAATTACTGGCGATTATTTTAGGAAGTGGAAATACAGAAGAATCTGCGGTAGAACTCGCTCAGAAAATTTTGAAAAGTGTAGATAATAATTGGCAGAATCTGAGTTTACTTTCCATAAAAGATTTGATGAAATTCAAAGGAATTGGAGAAGCAAAAGCCATTTCTATTGCTACAGCGCTGGAAATTGGCAGAAGAAAAGCATCGCAAGAAATTCCTGAAAAATTGATTATCAAAAGTTCGGAACAGGCTTTTAAAATACTTTTGCCACATCTTTCCGACCTCAGAACAGAAGAGTTTTGGGTAATTTTCTTGAACCAGAAAAATCAAGTGATTAAAAAAACTCAAATTTCAAAAGGCGGAATTTCTGCAACTCATGTAGATGTGAGAGTGCTCTTTAAAGAAGCTTTAGAAAATTTTTCCACGAATATTATAGTGGCGCATAATCATCCAACAGGTGTTCTAAGACCAAGCGAAGCAGACATTAGAATCACTAAAAATATTCAAAATGCTGGCGAAATTTTAGATATTAAATTGCTTGACCATATCATCATTGGCGAAAATTCATTTTACAGTTTCGCAGAAGCAGGTTTATTATGATAAAGCGACTGAAATATGAAGAAATAGATTGGCAGAAATATCAAAATTGTTTAGATAATTCTGAACAAAAAATATATTCTGCTGAAAAAAAATTTCTAGATGTTACTGCTAAAAATAATTGGGATATGCTCGTTTTTGATGATTATAAGGCGATAATGCCTGTCCCTTTTATTAAAAAATTAGGACTTAAAATAGTGGTAAATCCTAAGCTTACACAGCAACTTGGTGTTTTTTCTCATAAAGATTCTGTAGATATAAATGAGCTTTTTTTAGATTTTTTACAGAAAAATTATAAAGTCTGGTATTATGCTTTTAATGAAAAAAATAGTTTCAAAACTGAACTTAAAAGAAGAAAAAATTTTGTTTTAGAATCTGATTCTTACGAGAATATTAGAGATAAATACTCTCCAAAAAGAAAAAGAAAGCTAAGGTTAAATCCTGATGTAGCAGATTTTTCTGAAATTAAAGAAAATGTATATTTTGAAGATGCTAAAAAATTCATTGAAAATAACTTGCTTGGTGCAGAAAATATAAGAGATAAAAGTAGTTTTTTGGAGATTATTCAAAGATTTTATGAAAATAAGTTGATTGATTTTTATGGCTTTTATTTTAAAGGAAGATTGATAAATTTAATAGCAATTTATCAAGAAAAATATACATCAGTTTTATTAGGAACTTATAATTTAAAAGAATTAGTCAAATTTAATGGAGCATCAAATTTAATTGATTATGCTATTAAAAAAAATATAGAATTAAGAAATTTTGATTTTGAAGGAGGAGAATTACCAAACATGGAAGAGTATTTTAGAGGTTTCAGGGCTGCAGTAAAATCTTATCCTTATATAGAAAACTCTAAGATTCAGTTGCTTAAATCGTATTTTATTAGACAATAATTATTCCTATCTTTGCACCCTCAATTTTTCGTAAAATGAATTTTGAAAATATGCTTCCTTATGCTTTTGCATTAATCATTGCGCTCCCAATAATTTTTTTATTGAGACAATTTGTTTTTACTTATATCAATCTGAAAAACAAAGAGTTAAAACTTTTGGCGGTAAAAGCAAATGGAGATTTAAAAATGCAAGCCTACGAAAGAATGACGCTTTTTTTAGAAAGAATAAAACCATCGAATTTGGTGAATAAGTTTGATAAAGACTTAGCGATTCATGAGTTTATTTATCTTTTAGAAAAGAATATTACAGAAGAATTTGAGTATAACAGTTCTCAGCAATTGTATATTTCTAGAAATTCTTGGGAGAATGTTGTAGCATCTAAGAATAATGTGATTCAGTTGATGAGAAAAACTTACGAAAGTCTTAGTAATACTGCAAGTTTACAAGATTTCAAAACCAT is part of the Cloacibacterium normanense genome and encodes:
- the radC gene encoding RadC family protein, yielding MSIKFLSEDDRPREKFLLKGKSALSDSELLAIILGSGNTEESAVELAQKILKSVDNNWQNLSLLSIKDLMKFKGIGEAKAISIATALEIGRRKASQEIPEKLIIKSSEQAFKILLPHLSDLRTEEFWVIFLNQKNQVIKKTQISKGGISATHVDVRVLFKEALENFSTNIIVAHNHPTGVLRPSEADIRITKNIQNAGEILDIKLLDHIIIGENSFYSFAEAGLL
- a CDS encoding DUF7935 family protein, coding for MNFENMLPYAFALIIALPIIFLLRQFVFTYINLKNKELKLLAVKANGDLKMQAYERMTLFLERIKPSNLVNKFDKDLAIHEFIYLLEKNITEEFEYNSSQQLYISRNSWENVVASKNNVIQLMRKTYESLSNTASLQDFKTIFLMNYVNGEDFIANTIEDLRRDAILLS